The Solanum pennellii chromosome 4, SPENNV200 genomic interval CTGTATTTCCCCCAAATTTACCAGAATGACTTACTCCGACCGGAAACACCGTCGGAGCTATAAAACCGCCCCTCTTCTGCCTCAAAAGGATGATGCTTTCAGTCACTCCGAGGCCGGATTCGATGGAGCTTCCTTTTCCGGCGCTGTCTTCAACCTGTCAACTACAATTGTCGGCGCTGGAATCATGGCACTTCCGGCTACACTCAAGCAACTTGGTGCAATTCCAGGTCTTATCGTTATCATACTTGCTGCTATACTGACAGAAAAGTCGATTGAGATGTTACTGAGGTTCACCAGAGCTTCCAAGTGCGCCTCCTACTCTGGCCTCGCTGGCGATGCGTTCGGTGGCTTTGGTCGTACATTGCTACAAGCTTGTATCGTGATCAACAATCTCGGGACCCTTGTTGTCTACATGATCATCATCGGTACTCTCTCtggtttctttttgtttgttattgtttttaaaaaaaatacatttttatcttttagtcGACTCTTTAATCTCTTCAATTTCAACTTtgcgtgacatgtttaagatcacaagattaaatGATATTTTGGTTCCCCGAGTGTTATCTCCATTTTGTGACCAGTTGCTAAATGTAGTAGCTCTGGAGTTATCTGTGTAGGCTAATGAAAGTGGTCTGTTTGATTGCAGGAGATGTTTTGTCTGGGACTTCATCAGATGGGGTGCATTATTCGGGTGTCACGGAAGAATGGTTTGGCCAACATTGGTGGAATTCGCGCTCCAACTTACTGCTTCTTACAACGCTCCTTGTTTTTGCTCCTCTTATTTCATTCAAGCGTGTTGGTGAGCATTCGTACTAACTCATCTCTTCTTCCCAATGTTTCATAGTGTTATTCTCGTTTTATATCCTTACTATGAATTGTGACACGgatacttgaaaaaaaaaaaagaaaagtagttTGATGTGCTGAACTTGCAAAGATGGAAATGAACTGTATCTGTAGTCACAAATTGGAAACTTTCTCTGCATTTGATGATTGTTATCTTCGAAATGTTTACATTTTATAGCTAATACCAAGTTAAACTGTTACCTTTGGAATTTCTGGAGTTCTCTATAATACTGATTATAGCTAATCCCACTGTGAATCAACATGACACTACTAATTTACTCTTCATGCTAGTACTATCCCTGTTTCTCCCCACTTTCTTTCCCAAACAAACTTGTTCCGCATCCCAAAGTTTCCATGTATGTTTACGTTCCATTTATACATATGTCGAGTAAAACGGATTTGTGTATTTGGATTAGTATTTATTGGGTATTACTCGTAATGGTGTTTCctcttgaaaatatttatagcACACCTTTGATACTGAATATCAATGAGACACCTTTAGCAATCAAAATGAAATTGGTTATAGAGTATCAGGTGTTATTTTATGCGTGTCCGACACATTCTAATGATACCACACTCTCCATTTAAAAGTTGTTTGTCCATCTACAATATGACTAgattataaaatgaaatatttgctTAGCATTTGTTggatcaatttatttatttttgaatggtAAGAGAGTAGAAGAGGATGAACTTGTGAAGCGTAAATTGAGGCTCTTAAAACTTTCATGgtatttaaaattacaaatgtCTTCGGCTTAAGGTTAGTAGACAACAATTAGAAATAACCCTAATCTTACCTCAtcaaaaagtataagaaaaaagaaacaaccCAAACTGTAAAAACAGGACAAGCATTTTAAGACAAAGGGAGTTCTGCTTAGGTTTTAATAATCATTTAACATAAATGAGCTGATCCTTACTGTATAAGAATTTGAACTGAGATACTTGCTGCTTTTCATTAGCTGCTCTTCTATCAGTCTATCACTACTTCCTGAAATTAAGGAAAGAAGTACAGTTTATAGTACTAGAGTCagataaattcaaaataagacGCGAAAACACCCGATCCCATTCCGACCGATGGTATCCAGGAAAATGTCATGTCAAAGGATCTGCAATATGAAGTAGCAATACTTTGAAGTTACGAAGATATGGTAACGGACTGACTTTTTATTTAGATCCAAATTTTGTTGTAAATTCTGACAGAATAGAGGAGTTTTATTTTCTCCTGATAGAATTATGGTTATAAGTTAACAAAAAGTAGTGGGTCACATGGAATGGAAGTAGGGAGTAAGTTTctatatcatgaattttgacaaattaattaCAAATAGGTTCTCCTTTTTGATAAAGgcatttctcctctttttttcatTCATGAAAAGATGTGTTAACGGATAAACTCTAATATGAGTTGAAGGATTTAGTTCCAATCTGTGAGTGTATTGGTTGTGAAATTAATCTTTAAGTTGATTATGGATGTGTGTATTACCTAAATGTGACTTCATGAGAATCAACAAATATGTTGTggtaaaaatgattttaagGGATCTTTAGGGTGAGATATTACCTCATAGTGGAACATGCCAATTATGTATATGAGGTTAAGGGCTGTTGATGTGATGTGGTGGTCAACCGAATTATGACAATATGAAGTAGAAGGGCATCTTGTGTTTGGTTACACTTTAGCCAAGTTATAACCATTTAAAGTAcaataattttgtgaaattttcaaTGTACAATCTCTTCCACTATGCCCAGGTTCATAAGGTTATTAACTTATTATTGCATAATCACGCAGTCTAAATTCTTATGATGTGACATCACCTTAAATGAAGGAGGTGGTTCTCCTTGTCTATGGGATGAAACTCGGATTGTATTGCATGTAGTGTCCAGTTTCTTATCGAAATCAGCCAGCAATACGATGTTATTACACCTTCATTATATTTGTTTCCCTACTTTTCAGATGGTATACTTGCCTGTGAAGGCACTATCTGCAGTCAGCCACTAATAtgcattacttttttttattgtattggGCAGATTCATTGAGATACACATCAGCTTTGTCAGTCGCTTTGGCTGTTGTATTTGTGGTGATCACTGCTGGAATAGTTATTGTTAAGGTCATTAATGGAAGCATTGGGATGCCCCGCTTACTGCCTAAACTTATTGATCAAGCGTCTTTCTGGAAGCTTTTCACAACTGTTCCAGTACTTGTTACTGCCTATATTTGCCATCACAATAGTAAGTTCTAGCTGTTCATTACTTACACAGTATTGTGTCAAAGAATATCGTTAGTAACAACCCCCTCTGTGATTTAGCAGATAGATAATgcaattttcctttttaatgtGATCTTAATACCCAAATCAAGCTGAGGACGTTTCCTCAAAAGCTTTTTTGTATGACATGCTTTAGGCAACAAGTCGCCTTGTATCCAAGGGAAACCAAGAGATCTGAGTAGTGTCTAGGTTTTCTTTGTCACATATTTTCCCCAAGTGTCTAATCTACATTTTAGTGAGCAGCTCTTTCGAGAGCTTCAAGTCATGCATGTCTATCCGGGTTTGTTGAGGACATGTAGGTGTTCCTCTATGTGCTTCTCTTGtcaacaaaattttcttgtttgttttttaaaaaagagtgtATCCAAATCTTTTATATACGCTGAGAACTTCCAAAAGTCCGTCGTTCTCATGCTGGCAACATTCTGCTTCCCAAGTTCATGGTTTTGAAAGATCAAATCTTTACTCATGAACCTTGACATAgtatttcacaaaattattatattttacgCAGTTATAAGTTGGGATGGATCACCAGATGTACTTGTACTTCATATTGTCATAATTTGATTTACCACCATATTACATACTTGCCTGAAATCTCACCTCCTAGACATGGTTTTATCCTAATTGTCAGTCTTGATAAATGCTCAATGAGTGGCCAGAAATTAATTGTAAAAAGTACAAAACTCTAATACTTGTTTGATGAGTATTGCAGTCCATCCAATAGAGAATGAGCTAAGAGATGGCAGCCAGATGAAGTCAATAGTCCGTACTTCAATTGTGTTATGCTCAACTGTATATATCGCAACCAGCTTTTTCGGATTCCTTCTCTTTGGTGATCACACCTTGGATGATGTACTCGCCAACTTTGATGGTGAACTCGGAATTCCTTATGGCTCATTACTTAATGATGTGGTGCGAGTGAGCTATGTGATCCACTTGATGCTCGTTTTCCCAATTGTCTTCTTTTCCCTTCGCCTCAATATGGATGGCCTCTTTTTCCCCTATGCAATTCCTATTGCCTATGATAATCGCAGATTCTTTTCAGTCACAGCAGCTCTCATCTGTTTCATATTTTTGGGAGCAAATTGTGTACCTAGCATCTGGGATGCCTTCCAGTTTACTGGCGCCACGGCTACTGTCTCTGTTGGTTTCATTTTTCCAGCTGCTATTGTCCTTAGGTGAGTACCATCTTCCCTTTTCAACTACTTATCTGTAATCATCCTCATAATTCTCCATGTCTGTGTCATTCATCAGGGATACACATGGAATTGCAACCAAGAGGGACAGGCTAGTGTCATCAGTCATGATATTGTTAGCTGTTTCCTCAAGTAGTGTGGCAATCTGCAGTGACATTTACAGCATTTTCAATATTGGAGTTGAAGCTTAGAAGAGCGCCATAGAGTTTGGTTTCGGGTAAGTTAACTGATTCTTTGGTTTCTGATTGATGGTGCCAAGTTAATTCCAAGAGAATATCAATATCAACTGGAAAATACATGGGAACATAATGCAGGGATCGGTCTATGTTCTGTAGAGCACAGAAAAATTGTAATCTACAAAATGGCTTAACATTACGAAATTTAGAGCGTTTGTATCAACATCTTGCCAACTTTTCTTGATACAACTTTCACATAGttgtaattttcatttaaagATATGGAAGATCTCAGCAGCTAACTTTTTTACTTagttaagtttaaattttttttgtgctaaaaagatttttaaagatGTACACTGCAAAATGTTTGTGGGGATCAGCATAATAATCTAAGGAGGGTATTTGCTAAAATCAAGataaaaatataccaaaagGATGCCATATTCCATACAGAATATGATATCATCTACCTTGGTTATAGTTTTACAAGTGTAATCCTAGGATCACTTTGTTTCGAACTGAACGACCCTGAATATAGATTCTGCAACAGCAAAAAAGAACTGGTACTTATATTGGTCTTAACAACCCATTCACAAAAGctaataaattttgattcatGACGTTCAATTATAGGAGTCATTCATCTTGcaagaaaattgataaaatagtatatgAAAGGAAAGAATATACATATGATATTCATCGATCTAGAGAAGACGTACATCAGCCTTGagcctatttttatttgtcttggTGATAGATATATTAACGCTATAAATTCAAAGTAAGATGTCATGATATATATTAGTTATGAGATTTACAATGGAGTTAACGATAAGTTGAAGATTTGAAGATGGATTCTAAAAGTTTAAAGAATTCGAAGAAAGAATATAAAGTTAAACGAAATCCACGTGCTGCCCATCCCTTTCTGTTTAAATTCAAACTCTCGAGTGCCAGAAGTGTTGAGAGGCAGATCTTGCTTGCATTATTATTAGCTATTTTGTCATGCATTGTCCAACATTGTAATCTAAAGAGTATGAAGTGTAAGAGAATTCcaaaaagaacaaattaaagaagagaaaaactAAGTGTTAAGAAAGTCATTGACATGAGTGCCAAATGTTTTTTTTGCATTTAACATATTATGAACATTCACAAATTTGTCACAAATGtgccaaaatatatttttcaaccGCTTAAAAAGTGCTTTTTAGACTTATTTTTTCTCTCCATAGTTATCCAATTTCATCATTTGGAATTTACCCAaaaccttattattattaacttGTGACTCATGACATTATTCTACCATGTGTCTATTGGGAATGGCATTATTCTAGCCTTGTCATCTTATTCCAGCATGCCAGGAAAAACATGTCACTCCCACTCATTATATCAAGGCCCGTTTGGAtaggcttaataaaagcagctttaaaaaaatacttttgaatatgttgaaatttatttttaaaataagcagttatgtgtttggataaaagtgctgaagttgctatgtcaaatgtgaaaagagaaaaatggaagaaagagatgttagggttatgttgtaatttggagattgtataaaaatattaagggcgaaaagataaaaatgtggtcaacttaaaacagcttataagctaaaaacaAAAAGCACCTCtacccagcttttaacttttgacttaaaataaattttttttaacttaaaataagttattttcaatattgtcaaacagctaaataagttaaaaatcagcttttaagtcagtttgaccagcttttaagctgagtcAAACAGGCTCTAAGAATCATGAGAGATACGAATTCAAATTataaccaacaaaaaaaaatatttaataagcAAAATTATTTAGCATCAATGTTGAAGAAAGTAAttaatgatgaaatatttaagATGCGTACAAATAAGTTCAAATGCCATTCTCATCATAAAAAGAAAAGCATTAGtgttactattattttatatttatttacctAGCTCCTTTTATATTTTCACAATCatctaaatagaaaaaaaataatcaaaaataataatgtttctacttttaaagttaaaaatctattgaaaataactaatatatCACACATAAGATAATATGTTGAATTACATGGATATATAATTGTTACAACAATTTTTTAGACAATTTCAAATTGCTTTCTTTTAGCTAAGAGTAGTGTTAAGTATCTATAATAAAGGTGACATCTTAACTATCTATTTTCTTTCGTTAACTCAAATCCAAATAGATTTTCATATTCAACTGAATATATATGTTGCTAAATTTAATCTCACATGTCTGTTTCATTATcacaataattttcttttttttttcatgtcaaAGATCAGacgtataaatatttaatttgcgCCTCAATTATCTTTTTAATAGCAATGAATATGTATTTAATCTTCGCATAGCATcactaaatttttaattaaataaaaattcttataTACCGTATGTACATAATTTATGGCTTCAAATGAGTATTCTTCTTcgataataattataaaaaggaaCTTTAGTTGTCATTTTTGAATTAATCAAAACAACAAATTTCAGATTCtaaataactaaagaaaaaGCCTTGGTAGCATGACATGTTATACTTGTTAAATTCGATGCACATATATTTagtattgtaatttttttttgcaaaaaaataaataaatcgaTAATTGAATATTCGCATGAAGTATTTTGTGATTATAAGAAATTATGTAATTTAAGTTGTTTATTCTA includes:
- the LOC107016100 gene encoding amino acid transporter AVT6A-like, with protein sequence MTYSDRKHRRSYKTAPLLPQKDDAFSHSEAGFDGASFSGAVFNLSTTIVGAGIMALPATLKQLGAIPGLIVIILAAILTEKSIEMLLRFTRASKCASYSGLAGDAFGGFGRTLLQACIVINNLGTLVVYMIIIGDVLSGTSSDGVHYSGVTEEWFGQHWWNSRSNLLLLTTLLVFAPLISFKRVDSLRYTSALSVALAVVFVVITAGIVIVKVINGSIGMPRLLPKLIDQASFWKLFTTVPVLVTAYICHHNIHPIENELRDGSQMKSIVRTSIVLCSTVYIATSFFGFLLFGDHTLDDVLANFDGELGIPYGSLLNDVVRVSYVIHLMLVFPIVFFSLRLNMDGLFFPYAIPIAYDNRRFFSVTAALICFIFLGANCVPSIWDAFQFTGATATVSVGFIFPAAIVLRDTHGIATKRDRLVSSVMILLAVSSSSVAICSDIYSIFNIGVEA